The nucleotide window GGCACCAAGGATGGCTTTGCCCTGGACATCACCGGGGCCGTAGCCCGGGCCGTGTCGGTACCGGTAGTGGCTTCGGGCGGGGCCGGGAGCATGGAGCACTTCACGCAGGTATTTCAGCAGGCCCACGCCCACGCCGGGCTGGCCGCCAGCATTTTTCACTTCGGGGAAATCGGCATCCGGGAGCTCAAGGAGCATCTGCAGGCCGAAGGCATTCCCATGCGGCTGTAATCCGAGAGGAGTGAAGCCTCGCCTTGCCTGCGGCCTCGTCGGCTGCTATTTACTTACCACGACCTCAACGCCGTCAACGAATGGAACTCGACTTTAAGAAAATGCCCGACGGGCTTATTCCCGCCGTAGTGCAGGACTCTGCTACCGGGCAGGTGCTCATGCTGGGCTATGTGAATGAGGAAGCCTGGGAAAAGACCCGTACCGAAAGCCGGGTCACGTTTTTCTCCCGCTCCAAAAACCGCCTCTGGACCAAGGGCGAAACCTCGGGCAACTTCCTGCGCGTGGTGAGCCTGCATCCCGACTGCGACCAGGACGCGGTGCTGATCCGGGCTATTCCCGACGGGCCCACCTGCCACCGGGGTACCGTTAGCTGCTTCGAGCAGCCCGAGCAGACGGCCCTGCCCACGGCGCCGGTCGGGTTTCTGGCCGAGCTGGAGCGCCTGGTGCAGCGCCGCTACCAGCATCCCGAGGAAGACCCGAAGTCCTATACCGCGTCGCTTTTTGCCAAGGGCATGTCCAAAATAGCCCAGAAAGTGGGAGAGGAGGCCGTCGAAACCGTCATCGATGCCGTAGCCGGCAACCGCGCCGGGCTCAGCGGCGAAGCCGCCGATCTGCTCTACCACCTGCTGGTGCTGCTCACCGCCTCCGGGTTGAGCCTGGAAGACGTGGTGGCTGTGCTGCGCCAGCGGCACTCCACCATTTCGGCCGGCACCCGCCGGGAGTAGTTCTAGCGTCAGGGAGCTGGACCAATCCGCTGATTAACCGGTAGCCGCCGTGGGGAAGTAACCCCACGGCGGTTTTTTGTTGCTACTTTGTGCCTCCTTGCTGCTTGCTTATGTCTGAGACTCCCGCTGCCTACCTGTCTGCCCAAACCTTGACCGTGCTGGTTCCCGTCTTCAATGAGGAAGAAAGCCTGCTGCAATTTGTGGTGGAGATGAACAAGTTTCTGGTCCAAACCCCCCTGCCTACGACCGTTCTTTTCATTAACGATGGCAGCACGGATGGCTCTTTGGAACTCTTGCGCAGCATCTGTGGGGACGACCGGCGCTACGAGTTTATTTCCCTGGCCCATAACCAGGGCCTGAGCACGGCCATCAAGGCCGGCATCGACCACTGCCGCAGTACCCTGGTGGGGTATATCGATTCCGATATTCAAACCACCCCGCTCGACTTTCTGAAGTTTCTCGAGTTTTTTCCCGAGTATGATATGGTCAACGGTATCCGGGCCAAGCGGCAGGATACTATGGTCAAGAAGCTCTCTTCGAAGCTGGCCAACACCGTGCGCCGGACCTTGATTAACGACGGCATCCAGGATACGGGCTGCCCCTTGAAGATTCTCAAGATAGAGTACGCCCGTCGGCTGCCGCTTTTTCACGGTATGCACCGCTTCCTGGGCGCCTTGGTGCAGCTGCAGGGGGCAGGGTCAAGCAGCTGCCCGTGCAGCATTTCCCGCGCTTTGCCGGCACGGCCAAGTATACGCTCTGGAACCGGGCGTGGAAGCCCCTGGTCGACACCTTTGGGTTCCGCTGGATCCGCAGCCGCTGGAAGAACTACGAAATCGGGGAGGCCTTGCGGGCCGAATCCCGCCCGGCTGATGCTCAGTAATCGGGCGCTCGTATGAGTACGCAAACCCTGGCGCTGGTTATTGGCCTGGTGTCGCAGCTGTTGTTTTCCAGCCGTATTGTGCTGCAGTGGGTGCAGAGTGAGCGGGCCCGCCGGGTGCTGGTGCCCACGCTTTTCTGGAAAGTAAGTCTGCTGTCCTCGTTTCTGATGATTCTCTACGGCTTGCTGCGCCACGACCCGGTTATTGTCGGCGCGCAGCTGTTGAGCTACGGTATTTACATCCGCAACCTGCAGCTGCTGGGGAGTGGCTGCAACTAAGCCGCTGGTTTCGGGGGGCAGCGTATGGCTTCCCTTTGGCCTTGCTCGTCTGGTTGCTCAGCGGTACGTATCATCTTAGTCTGGCCAAGCTCCTGCACCCGGATATTCCCGGGGGTGGTTGGTGCTGGGAGCAGTAGGGCAGACCGTGTTCCTGCTGCGGTTTGTGTACCAGTGGCTGTATTCCGAGCGGCAAGGGACGTCGGTGCTGCCGTTGGGTTTTTGGGTGGTCAGCCTGGCGGGCTCCCTGCTCATCCTTGGCTACGCCGTGCTCCGCCTTGATTATGTACTCCTCTTAGGGAATGCATTCGGTACGGTGGTCTACGCCCGCAATATTCTGTTGCTGCGGCGGGAGCAGC belongs to Hymenobacter cellulosilyticus and includes:
- the hisIE gene encoding bifunctional phosphoribosyl-AMP cyclohydrolase/phosphoribosyl-ATP diphosphatase HisIE, whose translation is MELDFKKMPDGLIPAVVQDSATGQVLMLGYVNEEAWEKTRTESRVTFFSRSKNRLWTKGETSGNFLRVVSLHPDCDQDAVLIRAIPDGPTCHRGTVSCFEQPEQTALPTAPVGFLAELERLVQRRYQHPEEDPKSYTASLFAKGMSKIAQKVGEEAVETVIDAVAGNRAGLSGEAADLLYHLLVLLTASGLSLEDVVAVLRQRHSTISAGTRRE
- a CDS encoding glycosyltransferase; translation: MSETPAAYLSAQTLTVLVPVFNEEESLLQFVVEMNKFLVQTPLPTTVLFINDGSTDGSLELLRSICGDDRRYEFISLAHNQGLSTAIKAGIDHCRSTLVGYIDSDIQTTPLDFLKFLEFFPEYDMVNGIRAKRQDTMVKKLSSKLANTVRRTLINDGIQDTGCPLKILKIEYARRLPLFHGMHRFLGALVQLQGAGSSSCPCSISRALPARPSIRSGTGRGSPWSTPLGSAGSAAAGRTTKSGRPCGPNPARLMLSNRALV
- a CDS encoding lipid-A-disaccharide synthase N-terminal domain-containing protein encodes the protein MSTQTLALVIGLVSQLLFSSRIVLQWVQSERARRVLVPTLFWKVSLLSSFLMILYGLLRHDPVIVGAQLLSYGIYIRNLQLLGSGCN
- a CDS encoding lipid-A-disaccharide synthase N-terminal domain-containing protein, whose product is MLGAVGQTVFLLRFVYQWLYSERQGTSVLPLGFWVVSLAGSLLILGYAVLRLDYVLLLGNAFGTVVYARNILLLRREQQAA